Proteins encoded in a region of the Leptotrichia trevisanii DSM 22070 genome:
- a CDS encoding helix-turn-helix domain-containing protein, giving the protein MIKIAKAYEITEEISNEIRIIRRTIKNKNEDTRLHGVELRGLGKKNKEISEILDVYEKVVSKWISIFSNQRIQGLMNKPIRLMFKDEASFGRINKSKYC; this is encoded by the coding sequence GTGATAAAAATTGCAAAAGCATATGAAATAACAGAAGAAATTTCAAATGAGATAAGAATAATTAGAAGAACAATAAAAAACAAAAACGAAGATACAAGACTGCATGGAGTAGAATTAAGAGGCTTGGGTAAAAAAAATAAAGAAATATCTGAAATTTTAGATGTCTACGAAAAAGTTGTGAGCAAATGGATAAGCATATTTTCAAATCAGAGAATACAAGGATTGATGAACAAGCCAATAAGGCTAATGTTTAAAGATGAAGCAAGTTTTGGAAGAATTAACAAGTCTAAGTATTGCTGA